The following coding sequences lie in one Fimbriiglobus ruber genomic window:
- a CDS encoding S8 family peptidase produces the protein MFEEIFAILSPDRILRDPRATGDGVSVAVIDSGVERAVLEEKFLKQKVEIRPIEGAVFRPEDTTPRPYDGHQSSPHGTTVADIILTIAPRAKLYSADVFGPQGTCEVETVIAALRHAIEVWKVKVINLSLGVPEHRLQQLPRRQQLLKAIEEAYFKDVLVFAAAHNEHPLTRSYPAVFAPPLISVDKALFDDPLQFAYKLRESIEFQAHARGYLGPFAREPATSWATPHLAGIAARILSLKPDLKPFEIKTILYWMFRAAGENGA, from the coding sequence GTGTTCGAAGAGATATTCGCGATTCTCTCCCCGGACCGCATCCTCCGAGATCCCCGGGCGACGGGGGACGGGGTCTCCGTTGCCGTGATCGACTCGGGGGTGGAGCGGGCGGTCCTGGAAGAAAAGTTTCTCAAGCAAAAGGTGGAGATTCGGCCGATCGAGGGGGCGGTCTTCCGCCCGGAGGACACTACCCCCCGGCCCTACGACGGCCACCAGTCGTCCCCGCACGGAACGACGGTCGCGGACATCATCCTGACGATCGCGCCGCGGGCGAAGCTGTACTCGGCCGACGTGTTCGGGCCGCAGGGGACGTGCGAGGTCGAGACCGTCATCGCCGCCCTCCGCCACGCGATCGAGGTCTGGAAGGTCAAGGTCATCAACCTGTCGCTCGGCGTGCCGGAACACCGCCTCCAACAGCTCCCGCGGCGGCAGCAACTCTTGAAGGCCATTGAGGAGGCCTATTTCAAGGACGTCCTCGTGTTCGCGGCCGCGCACAACGAACACCCACTGACGCGGAGTTACCCCGCCGTCTTCGCCCCGCCACTCATCTCGGTAGACAAGGCTCTCTTCGACGACCCGTTGCAGTTCGCGTACAAACTCCGCGAGTCGATCGAATTCCAGGCCCACGCCCGCGGGTATCTCGGCCCGTTCGCGCGTGAACCGGCCACGAGCTGGGCGACCCCGCACCTGGCGGGCATCGCCGCCCGCATCCTGTCGCTGAAGCCGGACCTGAAGCCGTTCGAGATCAAAACCATCCTCTACTGGATGTTCCGGGCCGCGGGTGAAAACGGCGCGTAA
- a CDS encoding MFS transporter yields MSATAAPAPVDPQVGASTPAVPVLDEARAAARLRRWRTITLVTLLTGYAGYYICRSNWAVAKPLMLEAFKDQGITKAELGDVESVALLAYAGGKLLSGVVTDFLGGRGVFLFGMIASAVCTVMFGFAGGLTALFVVAAANRFVQSMGWGGLVQVTGRWFPAGTHGTVLGILSMSYLLGDAIAKVYLGLFARTDNWQDIFFISAATLAVVTVGCYIFLKSSPTAIGAVEPPPNPANVFGDAADGPPPSVRALVVPLLTSTTFWLVCFMNGGLTLIRETFRSWTPTYLKEVQSLSPEDASLYASLLSFAGAAAAFGTGCVTDLFRGRFGVVMAPMLAITSLGLAWLAMRPGGGSLGGLMVLLCTISFFVLGPYTLCSGVLALGLGGKRGGATAAGVIDTAGYLAGTLAGSGIGRLAEAHGWSTAFAALAGVAAGTFVITVVYALHERSRRPLVRVPVETT; encoded by the coding sequence GTGTCCGCTACCGCCGCGCCCGCGCCCGTCGACCCGCAGGTTGGCGCTTCGACTCCCGCTGTACCCGTACTCGACGAGGCTCGGGCTGCCGCACGTCTACGGAGGTGGCGGACGATCACCCTCGTGACACTTCTGACGGGGTATGCCGGGTATTACATCTGCCGGTCGAACTGGGCGGTGGCCAAGCCGCTCATGCTGGAGGCGTTCAAGGACCAGGGGATCACGAAGGCCGAACTCGGCGACGTGGAATCGGTCGCGCTACTGGCGTATGCGGGCGGGAAACTCCTGAGCGGCGTGGTGACCGACTTCCTCGGCGGGCGCGGCGTGTTCCTCTTCGGCATGATCGCGTCGGCCGTGTGTACCGTGATGTTCGGGTTCGCCGGTGGGCTGACCGCCCTCTTCGTCGTCGCCGCAGCCAACCGGTTCGTCCAGTCGATGGGGTGGGGCGGGCTCGTCCAGGTGACGGGGCGGTGGTTTCCGGCTGGTACGCACGGGACCGTTCTCGGCATCCTTTCGATGAGCTACTTGCTCGGCGACGCGATCGCCAAGGTCTATCTCGGGCTGTTCGCGCGGACGGACAACTGGCAGGACATCTTCTTCATCTCGGCCGCGACACTCGCGGTCGTAACCGTCGGGTGCTACATATTCCTGAAGAGTAGCCCTACCGCGATCGGTGCCGTCGAACCTCCGCCGAACCCGGCGAACGTGTTCGGCGATGCCGCCGACGGGCCGCCGCCGTCTGTCCGGGCACTGGTCGTACCACTCCTGACCAGTACGACCTTCTGGCTCGTCTGCTTCATGAATGGCGGTCTGACCCTCATTCGTGAAACCTTCCGAAGCTGGACCCCGACTTACCTCAAAGAAGTTCAGTCCCTGTCGCCGGAAGACGCGAGTCTGTACGCTTCTCTCCTATCATTTGCGGGAGCGGCGGCGGCGTTCGGGACCGGGTGTGTCACCGACCTCTTCCGCGGTCGGTTCGGCGTCGTGATGGCGCCGATGCTCGCGATCACGTCGCTGGGACTGGCGTGGCTGGCGATGCGGCCGGGCGGCGGCTCGCTCGGTGGGTTGATGGTCTTGCTGTGTACAATCTCGTTTTTTGTTCTCGGTCCGTACACTCTCTGTTCGGGCGTTTTGGCCCTCGGTTTGGGCGGCAAGCGGGGCGGCGCGACGGCGGCCGGCGTGATCGACACGGCCGGCTACCTGGCGGGGACTCTGGCCGGGTCCGGAATCGGCCGGCTCGCGGAGGCCCACGGGTGGTCGACCGCGTTCGCGGCATTGGCGGGCGTGGCGGCCGGGACGTTCGTGATTACGGTCGTTTACGCCCTCCACGAGCGCAGCCGACGCCCACTGGTCCGCGTTCCGGTGGAAACGACATGA
- a CDS encoding ISAs1 family transposase has product MPTPSLIDRLAELTDPRDPKGRIYPLVPLLTLVLVGTLAGHTSVAAIAHFGRLRGQRLGHALGFRNGKMPCANTITNLLAALDPDHLDRILGDWLNDRHAAGWDHIALDGKTLRGTRDGDQPAVHLLAAYAPQAAAVIGQMRVAATTNEHKAALRLLGVLPLVGTMVTADAIFTHADTCDAILTRGGDYILYAKDNPPTLRADLEDLFTAAESGGFPPRCPIRLARGRADGHLVG; this is encoded by the coding sequence ATGCCCACCCCGTCGCTGATCGATCGACTCGCCGAACTGACCGATCCCCGAGACCCCAAAGGTCGCATCTACCCGCTCGTCCCGCTTCTGACGCTCGTTCTCGTCGGCACACTGGCCGGGCACACGTCGGTCGCCGCCATCGCCCACTTCGGACGGCTCCGCGGCCAACGGCTCGGACACGCCCTCGGGTTCCGCAACGGCAAGATGCCGTGCGCGAACACGATCACCAACCTCCTGGCGGCTCTCGACCCCGACCACCTCGACCGCATCCTCGGGGACTGGCTGAACGACCGACACGCGGCCGGATGGGACCACATCGCGTTGGACGGCAAGACCCTCCGCGGAACCCGGGACGGGGATCAACCGGCCGTCCACCTGTTGGCCGCGTATGCCCCTCAGGCGGCGGCCGTCATCGGCCAGATGCGGGTCGCGGCCACCACGAACGAACATAAGGCCGCCCTCCGGTTGCTCGGCGTCCTCCCGCTGGTGGGGACGATGGTGACGGCCGACGCCATCTTCACCCACGCCGACACGTGCGACGCAATCCTCACACGCGGCGGGGATTACATCCTGTACGCGAAGGACAACCCGCCCACCCTCCGGGCCGACCTCGAAGACCTGTTCACCGCCGCCGAATCCGGCGGCTTTCCCCCCCGGTGCCCCATCCGACTGGCACGCGGACGCGCAGACGGCCACCTCGTCGGGTAA
- a CDS encoding zinc-binding dehydrogenase, whose product MISAMVFDGPDRPLRSSTFSRPVLGSGAALVRNHLCTLCGSDLHTFFGRRREPVPTVLGHEAVGVIEELGPGGLVDVDGARVEIGDRVVWAVAGSCGTCFFCTHDLPQKCESLFKYGHQVVTPDRGPLGGLATHCHLLPGTAVVKVPDAVPDELAAPAACATATVAAAMRAGGDVRDGVVLVLGAGLLGLTTCAMARANGAGEVVAADTDSRRLELASQFGATRTVLLSLDREELVDRLASLTAGRGADVVFEMTGAPPAVELGLARARVGGTVVLVGSVSPVGSIEVHPDQIVRRCLRIVGVHNYAPPDLSAAVRFLAANASRFPFADLVTRRFSLADAEAGFHFAETERPVRVAVVTN is encoded by the coding sequence ATGATCTCCGCGATGGTCTTCGACGGCCCCGACCGCCCACTCCGTTCGAGTACGTTCTCGCGCCCGGTACTGGGCTCCGGCGCCGCACTTGTGCGCAATCACCTCTGTACCCTTTGCGGCAGCGACCTTCACACGTTCTTCGGCCGCCGCCGCGAGCCCGTGCCGACAGTTCTCGGCCACGAGGCCGTCGGCGTCATCGAGGAACTCGGACCGGGCGGACTAGTCGACGTGGACGGCGCGAGGGTCGAGATCGGCGACCGGGTCGTGTGGGCTGTGGCCGGGTCGTGCGGGACGTGCTTCTTTTGCACCCACGACTTGCCCCAAAAATGCGAGTCGCTGTTCAAGTACGGGCATCAGGTCGTCACTCCGGACCGAGGGCCGCTCGGCGGCTTGGCCACTCACTGTCACCTGCTGCCCGGAACCGCGGTCGTCAAAGTCCCGGACGCAGTCCCGGACGAACTGGCCGCCCCAGCCGCCTGTGCGACGGCGACGGTGGCCGCGGCAATGCGGGCGGGTGGTGACGTGCGCGACGGGGTCGTCCTCGTCCTCGGTGCGGGTTTGCTCGGACTGACCACGTGCGCGATGGCGCGGGCGAACGGGGCAGGGGAGGTGGTCGCTGCCGACACCGATTCCCGCCGCCTCGAACTCGCCAGTCAGTTCGGCGCGACCCGCACCGTTCTCCTGTCTCTTGATCGTGAGGAACTCGTCGATCGCCTCGCAAGCTTGACGGCGGGCCGCGGCGCGGACGTGGTCTTCGAAATGACTGGAGCGCCACCGGCGGTCGAACTCGGGCTCGCCCGCGCGCGGGTCGGCGGAACGGTTGTTCTCGTCGGCAGCGTCTCGCCCGTTGGGTCCATCGAAGTTCATCCCGACCAGATCGTGCGGCGGTGTTTGCGGATCGTCGGCGTCCACAACTACGCGCCGCCCGACCTGTCGGCCGCAGTCCGGTTCCTCGCCGCCAACGCGAGCCGGTTCCCGTTCGCCGATCTCGTGACCCGGCGGTTCTCGCTAGCCGACGCGGAGGCCGGGTTTCATTTCGCCGAGACCGAGCGGCCGGTGCGGGTGGCCGTCGTGACAAATTGA